A section of the Oreochromis aureus strain Israel breed Guangdong linkage group 22, ZZ_aureus, whole genome shotgun sequence genome encodes:
- the LOC120435748 gene encoding translation initiation factor IF-2-like: MSSSDSEISLFDSSLLDYLDQIDISDLDNYVFSTSPNSSPSSSPPPVLERATGKNIRLSTRERQALLSARACPASSTPAGASAPPRPSGKNLHLTARERQQLFASHAPSAPAGASAPPHPSGKNLHLTTRERQQLFTSHAPSAPAGASAPPRPSGKNLHLTALERQQLFTSHAPSAPAGASAPPRPSGKNLHLTVRERQQLFAAHAPSAPAGASRPASGPRHPQPLPLRSNLGHLRRRRRRTVRPVRTRSTRQTRRQRNQLASIALRAVSLFAELVQLIL, encoded by the exons ATGTCCTCCTCAG aCTCTGAAATAAGCCTGTTTGATTCTTCTCTTTTGGATTATCTCGATCAAATCG ACATATCGGATTTGGACAACTATGTTTTTTCGACTTCACCTAATTCTTCGCCCAGTTCTTCACCACCACCGGTTTTAGAGCGAGCTACAGGCAAGAACATCCGTCTCTCGACCCGCGAGAGGCAGGCCCTGCTTTCTGCAAGGGCTTGCCCAGCTTCATCCACCCCTGCCGGCGCTTCAGCTCCCCCGCGTCCCTCGGGAAAAAACCTCCATCTAACCGCCCGGGAGAGGCAACAACTGTTCGCCTCACACGCTCCCAGTGCCCCCGCCGGAGCTTCAGCTCCCCCGCACCCCTCGGGGAAAAACCTCCATCTAACCACCCGGGAGAGGCAACAACTGTTCACCTCACACGCTCCCAGTGCCCCCGCCGGAGCTTCAGCTCCCCCGCGTCCCTCGGGAAAAAACCTCCATCTAACCGCCCTGGAGAGGCAACAACTGTTCACCTCACACGCTCCCAGTGCCCCCGCCGGAGCTTCAGCTCCCCCGCGCCCCTCGGGGAAAAACCTCCATCTAACCGTCCGGGAGAGGCAACAACTGTTCGCGGCACACGCTCCCAGTGCCCCCGCCGGAGCTTCTCGTCCTGCATCGGGACCAAGACATCCACAGCCCCTGCCTCTGAGATCCAATCTAG GGCATCTCAGAAGGAGGCGTAGGAGGACCGTTAGGCCAGTCAGGACAAGGAGCACAAGGCAAACACGCAGACAGCGAAACCAGCTCGCTTCCATCGCTCTTCGAGCTGTATCTCTGTTCGCTGAATTAGTGCAACTCATCTTATAa